One region of Streptomyces leeuwenhoekii genomic DNA includes:
- a CDS encoding MFS transporter: MSSTSVDHSTPPAPDAAPPAARGRRANPWLTLCAVAFGLFMVQLDGSVVAIANPEIGSDLHASTAELQWVTNSYLLALAASLILGGKLGDRFGRRTFYLVGVVGFTVASVAIGLSGSIEGVVVFRALQGLFGGLLMPNTLGLLRAVFPPRKFGMAVGIWAMVSAVSTALGPIVGGLLVEHVNWESVFYINAPIGVIALAFSAWVLPQSRNTGAGERFDIPGVVLLAAGLLCVVFGVVKGETWGWSSAGTLGAVLAGLVILVLFGWYETRVAHPLLPMRLFRSRALTVGTVITALNFFVMLGVIFFVMLYLQNVRGFTPVEAGVRTLPLSLASLVASPLGAALTQRLGARFTMPLGMVLQAAACFGMLTWQTDSSYATMWPPFIALGLGVGMVMSASSDAIVGNAPVQDGGVAGGLQATTLQIGGALGTSVLVSLISGKVGATLTGELTDAGVPAAMARGLQEAKDAVAMGVAPVSGDMPAGLRAAVVEGSGQAFLNGVHAAVVVTGVLCLIGAVVAALGLTRPGRRSADR; this comes from the coding sequence ATGTCGTCCACGTCCGTGGATCACTCCACCCCGCCCGCGCCCGACGCCGCCCCACCGGCGGCCCGAGGGCGCCGGGCCAACCCCTGGCTCACCCTGTGCGCCGTCGCGTTCGGCCTGTTCATGGTCCAGCTCGACGGCTCCGTCGTGGCCATCGCCAACCCCGAGATCGGCAGCGACCTGCACGCGAGCACCGCCGAACTGCAGTGGGTGACCAACTCCTACCTGCTCGCGCTCGCCGCCTCCCTCATCCTCGGCGGCAAGCTCGGCGACCGCTTCGGCCGGCGCACGTTCTACCTCGTCGGCGTCGTCGGGTTCACCGTCGCCTCGGTCGCCATCGGACTGTCCGGATCGATCGAGGGCGTCGTCGTCTTCCGCGCGCTCCAGGGCCTCTTCGGCGGTCTGCTGATGCCGAACACCCTCGGTCTGCTGCGCGCCGTCTTCCCGCCCCGCAAGTTCGGCATGGCGGTCGGCATCTGGGCGATGGTCTCCGCCGTGTCCACGGCGCTGGGCCCGATCGTCGGCGGTCTCCTCGTCGAGCACGTCAACTGGGAGTCGGTCTTCTACATCAACGCGCCCATAGGCGTGATCGCCCTGGCCTTCAGCGCCTGGGTGCTGCCGCAGAGCCGGAACACCGGCGCGGGGGAGCGGTTCGACATCCCCGGCGTCGTCCTGCTCGCCGCCGGTCTGCTGTGCGTGGTCTTTGGCGTCGTCAAGGGCGAGACGTGGGGCTGGAGCTCCGCCGGCACCCTGGGTGCCGTCCTCGCCGGTCTGGTGATCCTGGTCCTGTTCGGCTGGTACGAGACCCGCGTGGCGCACCCGCTGCTGCCGATGCGGCTGTTCCGCAGCCGGGCGCTGACCGTCGGCACGGTCATCACCGCGCTCAACTTCTTCGTCATGCTCGGCGTGATCTTCTTCGTCATGCTCTACCTGCAGAACGTGCGGGGCTTCACGCCCGTCGAGGCCGGTGTGCGCACGCTGCCGCTGAGCCTGGCCTCCCTGGTCGCCTCGCCACTGGGCGCGGCCCTGACCCAGCGTCTGGGCGCCCGCTTCACCATGCCGCTCGGCATGGTGCTCCAGGCAGCCGCCTGCTTCGGCATGCTCACCTGGCAGACCGACTCCTCCTACGCCACCATGTGGCCGCCGTTCATCGCGCTCGGCCTCGGCGTCGGCATGGTGATGTCCGCGTCCTCCGACGCCATCGTCGGCAACGCCCCCGTCCAGGACGGCGGTGTGGCGGGCGGCCTGCAGGCCACCACCCTGCAGATCGGCGGCGCCCTCGGCACCTCTGTGCTGGTCTCCCTGATCAGCGGCAAGGTGGGCGCCACGCTCACCGGCGAACTCACGGACGCGGGGGTCCCCGCGGCGATGGCGCGCGGCCTCCAGGAGGCCAAGGACGCGGTGGCCATGGGCGTCGCCCCCGTCTCCGGCGACATGCCGGCCGGGCTCAGGGCGGCCGTCGTGGAGGGCAGCGGGCAAGCCTTCCTCAACGGCGTGCACGCGGCCGTGGTCGTCACCGGTGTCCTGTGCCTGATCGGCGCGGTCGTCGCGGCCCTCGGCCTGACCCGCCCGGGCCGCCGGAGCGCGGACCGCTGA
- a CDS encoding luciferase family protein, translated as MTLAQRALERLEAWPDLSSGPASCGTGRALRSVRDEIVHFHSDRDVDLHLTRRAIQRFHYDLDGSSAIHLVPGSRWVTVHLDCEADVDLLLSLVSIALKAHQTWPTAGAPGGCNYHRVAVLPRDGAGTG; from the coding sequence ATGACTCTGGCCCAGCGTGCCCTGGAGCGTCTGGAAGCCTGGCCCGACCTGTCCTCGGGTCCGGCCAGTTGCGGTACCGGGCGGGCGCTCCGCTCCGTCCGGGACGAGATCGTCCACTTCCACTCCGACCGGGATGTGGACCTGCACCTCACCCGCCGGGCCATCCAGCGCTTCCACTACGACCTCGACGGTTCCAGCGCGATCCATCTGGTCCCCGGCTCCCGCTGGGTGACCGTGCACCTCGACTGCGAGGCCGATGTCGACCTGCTGCTGAGCCTGGTGAGCATCGCCCTCAAAGCGCATCAGACATGGCCCACGGCCGGAGCGCCGGGCGGCTGCAACTACCACCGGGTGGCGGTGCTTCCACGCGACGGCGCCGGGACCGGCTGA
- a CDS encoding lytic polysaccharide monooxygenase, which yields MTHATQATPTARKPSHPRVRHGKLLSLLAVLATLLGGLGLSVLGQSSAQAHGVAMMPGSRTYLCQLDAISGTGALNPTNPACKDALSKSGSTALYNWFAVLDSNAGGRGAGYVPDGKLCSAGDRSPYDFSAYNAARADWPRTHLTSGATIKVQYSNWAAHPGDFRVYVTKPGWSPTSQLGWSDLELIQTVTNPPQQGGAGSNGGHYYWDLKLPSGRSGDALIFMQWVRSDSQENFFSCSDIVFDGGNGEVTGIRGSGSTPAPTPTATTTPTPTPTPTSTTSPTQPPHTGSCMAVYKIVSAWNGGFQGEVEVMNHATQPLNGWGVQWKPGTGTRINSVWNGSLTTGSDGTVTVRNVDHNRVIQADGTVTFGFTATSTGNNLPIGTIGCVNP from the coding sequence ATGACACATGCAACACAGGCGACACCGACAGCGCGGAAGCCGAGCCACCCCAGAGTGCGGCACGGCAAGCTGCTCTCCCTGCTGGCGGTCCTGGCCACCCTGCTCGGCGGGCTCGGTCTGTCCGTGCTCGGGCAGAGCAGCGCGCAGGCCCACGGTGTGGCGATGATGCCCGGTTCGCGCACCTACCTGTGCCAGTTGGACGCCATCTCGGGCACCGGCGCGCTCAACCCGACCAACCCCGCGTGCAAGGACGCGCTGAGCAAGAGCGGCTCGACGGCCCTGTACAACTGGTTCGCCGTGCTCGACTCCAACGCGGGCGGGCGCGGCGCGGGTTACGTGCCGGACGGCAAACTGTGCAGCGCCGGTGACCGGTCGCCGTACGACTTCTCCGCCTACAACGCCGCCCGCGCCGACTGGCCCCGGACGCATCTGACGTCCGGAGCGACGATCAAGGTGCAGTACAGCAACTGGGCCGCCCACCCGGGCGACTTCCGGGTGTACGTCACCAAGCCCGGCTGGTCGCCCACCTCCCAGCTGGGCTGGAGCGACCTGGAGCTGATCCAGACCGTCACCAACCCGCCGCAGCAGGGCGGGGCTGGCTCCAACGGCGGCCACTACTACTGGGACCTGAAGCTGCCTTCGGGCCGCTCCGGTGACGCGCTGATCTTCATGCAGTGGGTGCGGTCGGACAGCCAGGAGAACTTCTTCTCCTGCTCCGACATCGTCTTCGACGGCGGCAACGGCGAGGTGACCGGCATCCGCGGCTCGGGCAGCACTCCGGCTCCCACCCCGACCGCCACCACGACGCCCACCCCCACCCCGACCCCGACCTCGACGACGAGCCCCACGCAGCCTCCGCACACCGGTTCCTGCATGGCCGTCTACAAGATCGTGAGCGCCTGGAACGGTGGCTTCCAGGGCGAGGTCGAGGTGATGAACCACGCGACGCAGCCGCTCAACGGATGGGGCGTGCAGTGGAAGCCCGGCACGGGCACCCGGATCAACAGTGTGTGGAACGGCTCGCTGACGACCGGCTCGGACGGCACGGTGACGGTCAGGAACGTGGATCACAACCGTGTCATCCAGGCCGACGGCACGGTGACGTTCGGGTTCACCGCCACCTCTACGGGCAACAACCTGCCGATCGGCACGATCGGCTGTGTGAACCCGTGA
- a CDS encoding glycoside hydrolase family 3 N-terminal domain-containing protein, translated as MSRSPLPRRPVLVAALCAVALSLTGQATAGPPPEPVSATALPYQDPSLPVADRVADLLSRMTVDDKIGQMAQIEKDALVPQSDLATYRIGSVLSGGDSTVSPNNAQTWADTYDSLQRTALGTPLGIPMIYGIDAVHGHNAVRGATIFPHNIGLGATRDPALVQRVGRAVAREVAGTGIDWSFAPCLCVARNDRWGRTYESFGETPEVPGAMTTFVTGLQGETLGSGPASVLATAKHYLGDGGTTGGVDQGDTQVSEAELRAVHLPPFKEAVRRGVGSVMLSYSSWNGVKSHAHKYLVTDVLKGELGFTGFVVSDWAAVDQLDGQSGFTAAEIGTAVNAGVDMVMVPHDYKRFLSLLRGEVSAGRIPMARVDDANRRILTKKFQLGLFERPYTDRSLTPGVGSAEHRALAREAVRASQVLLKNDGGVLPLAKSARLFVAGKSADDIGNQSGGWTVGWQGRSGAVTEGTTVLQGIRAAVTDPSRVTYDRYGNGIDGSYTAAVAVVGETPYAEMRGDRPGGMGLDQEDLQTLARLEASGVPVVVVLVSGRPLDIAGRLPAWKALLAAWLPGTEGGGVSDVLFGDHAPTGELPVTWMSSASQQPINQGDGKTPLFPYGYGLTYDTGTGPDPDPEPTPAPKACTAQFRVASSWSGGYQAEMTVKNTGTAPLTGWSVAWDLGGATVSSLWNGSLTVSQGRATVRNTAHNGALSPGATASFGFTANGTAGTPAPQCAGS; from the coding sequence ATGAGCCGCTCGCCTCTCCCGCGCCGCCCGGTGCTCGTCGCCGCGCTGTGCGCCGTGGCCCTGTCCCTGACCGGGCAGGCCACCGCCGGCCCGCCGCCCGAACCGGTCTCCGCCACCGCCCTGCCGTATCAGGACCCGTCGCTGCCGGTGGCCGACCGCGTCGCCGATCTGCTGTCCCGGATGACCGTGGACGACAAGATCGGGCAGATGGCGCAGATCGAGAAGGACGCGCTGGTCCCGCAGTCCGATCTGGCGACGTACCGCATCGGCTCGGTGCTCTCCGGCGGCGACTCGACCGTCAGCCCGAACAACGCCCAGACCTGGGCGGACACCTACGACTCCCTGCAGCGCACCGCCCTCGGGACCCCGCTGGGCATCCCGATGATCTACGGCATCGACGCCGTCCACGGCCACAACGCGGTGCGCGGCGCGACGATCTTCCCGCACAACATCGGGCTGGGCGCCACCCGGGACCCCGCCCTCGTGCAGCGCGTCGGGCGGGCGGTGGCGCGGGAGGTCGCCGGCACCGGCATCGACTGGTCCTTCGCGCCCTGCCTGTGCGTGGCGCGCAACGACCGGTGGGGCAGGACGTACGAGTCGTTCGGCGAGACGCCCGAGGTGCCCGGCGCGATGACGACGTTCGTCACCGGCCTCCAGGGGGAGACCCTGGGCTCCGGCCCGGCCTCCGTGCTCGCCACCGCCAAGCACTACCTCGGCGACGGCGGCACCACCGGCGGCGTCGACCAGGGCGACACCCAGGTGTCCGAGGCCGAACTGCGCGCGGTCCATCTGCCGCCGTTCAAGGAGGCGGTGCGGCGCGGCGTGGGTTCGGTGATGCTGTCGTACAGCAGTTGGAACGGTGTGAAGTCGCACGCCCACAAGTACCTGGTCACCGACGTCCTCAAGGGCGAGCTGGGCTTCACCGGCTTCGTCGTCTCGGACTGGGCGGCCGTCGACCAGCTCGACGGCCAGAGCGGCTTCACCGCCGCCGAGATCGGCACGGCCGTCAACGCCGGCGTCGACATGGTGATGGTCCCGCACGACTACAAGAGGTTCCTGAGCCTGCTGCGCGGCGAGGTGAGCGCCGGGCGGATCCCGATGGCGCGCGTCGACGACGCCAACCGCCGCATCCTCACCAAGAAGTTCCAGCTCGGACTCTTCGAGCGGCCCTACACCGACCGCTCCCTGACCCCGGGCGTCGGCTCGGCGGAGCACCGGGCGCTGGCCCGCGAGGCCGTGCGCGCGTCGCAGGTGCTGCTGAAGAACGACGGCGGCGTGCTGCCGCTGGCCAAGAGCGCCAGGCTGTTCGTCGCCGGCAAGTCCGCCGACGACATCGGCAACCAGAGCGGCGGCTGGACGGTGGGCTGGCAGGGCCGCAGCGGTGCCGTCACCGAAGGCACCACGGTCCTCCAGGGCATCCGGGCCGCCGTCACCGACCCCTCCCGGGTCACCTACGACCGCTACGGCAACGGCATCGACGGCAGCTACACGGCCGCCGTGGCCGTCGTCGGCGAGACGCCGTACGCCGAGATGCGCGGCGACCGGCCCGGCGGCATGGGACTGGACCAGGAGGACCTGCAGACCCTCGCCCGGCTCGAGGCGAGCGGGGTCCCCGTCGTCGTGGTCCTGGTCTCCGGCCGGCCGCTGGACATCGCCGGCCGGCTGCCCGCCTGGAAGGCGCTGCTGGCCGCCTGGCTGCCGGGCACCGAGGGCGGCGGGGTCTCCGACGTGCTGTTCGGCGACCACGCACCGACCGGCGAGCTGCCCGTGACATGGATGAGCAGTGCCTCCCAGCAGCCCATCAACCAGGGCGACGGCAAGACACCGCTGTTCCCGTACGGCTACGGGCTCACCTACGACACCGGTACCGGCCCCGATCCGGACCCGGAGCCCACCCCCGCCCCCAAGGCGTGCACGGCCCAGTTCCGCGTCGCCTCCTCCTGGTCGGGCGGTTACCAGGCGGAGATGACCGTCAAGAACACCGGGACCGCCCCGCTGACCGGATGGTCCGTCGCCTGGGACCTGGGCGGAGCCACCGTCAGCAGTCTCTGGAACGGCTCGCTGACGGTCTCGCAGGGCCGGGCCACCGTCCGCAACACCGCGCACAACGGCGCTCTGTCCCCCGGCGCCACCGCCTCGTTCGGCTTCACCGCGAACGGCACCGCGGGCACACCCGCCCCGCAGTGCGCCGGCTCCTGA
- a CDS encoding GH12 family glycosyl hydrolase domain-containing protein, translated as MRASPSPARSLRALLGVLLTALAVVGTLMTSTAPAQADTTICEPFGSTTIQGRYVVQNNRWGTSATQCVTATDTGFRITQADGSVPTNGAPKSYPSVFNGCHYTNCSPGTNLPAQISTISSAPSSISYGYVSNAVYNASYDIWLDPTPRTDGVNRTEIMIWFNRVGPIQPIGSQVGTASVGGRTWEVWSGSNGSNDVLSFVAPSAIGSWSFDVMDFVRATVARGMAQNNWYLTSVQAGFEPWQNGTGLAVNSFSSTVNTGGGTPGGPGSPGTPAACKVSYATNVWTGGFTANVTVTNTGSSTVDGWKLAFTLPSGQRITNSWNASITPSSGAVTASGSGHTAQIAPGGSQTFGFQGSYSGTFAQPNGFSLNGTACTTA; from the coding sequence ATGAGAGCGTCACCGTCCCCCGCCCGCTCCCTGCGCGCCTTACTGGGTGTGCTCCTGACGGCCCTGGCGGTCGTCGGCACGCTGATGACCTCCACGGCGCCGGCGCAAGCCGACACCACGATCTGCGAACCGTTCGGTTCCACCACGATCCAGGGACGCTACGTCGTCCAGAACAACCGCTGGGGCACCAGCGCCACCCAGTGCGTGACCGCGACGGACACCGGCTTCCGGATCACCCAGGCCGACGGCTCGGTGCCGACCAACGGGGCGCCGAAGTCGTACCCGTCGGTCTTCAACGGCTGCCACTACACCAACTGCTCGCCGGGGACGAACCTGCCGGCGCAGATCAGCACCATCTCCAGCGCGCCCAGCAGCATCTCCTACGGCTATGTCAGCAACGCCGTGTACAACGCGTCGTACGACATCTGGCTGGACCCGACGCCCCGCACCGACGGCGTCAACCGCACCGAGATCATGATCTGGTTCAACCGGGTGGGCCCGATCCAGCCGATCGGTTCCCAGGTCGGCACGGCCAGTGTGGGCGGACGCACCTGGGAGGTGTGGTCGGGCAGCAACGGCTCCAACGACGTGCTGTCCTTCGTCGCCCCGTCGGCGATCGGAAGCTGGAGCTTCGACGTCATGGACTTCGTCCGGGCGACCGTGGCCCGCGGGATGGCCCAGAACAACTGGTACCTGACGAGCGTCCAGGCCGGTTTCGAACCCTGGCAGAACGGCACCGGCCTCGCGGTGAACTCCTTCTCCTCGACCGTCAACACCGGCGGCGGCACCCCGGGCGGTCCCGGCAGCCCCGGCACTCCGGCGGCGTGCAAGGTGTCGTACGCCACGAACGTCTGGACGGGCGGATTCACCGCGAACGTCACGGTCACCAACACCGGTTCCTCCACCGTGGACGGCTGGAAGCTCGCCTTCACGCTGCCCTCGGGGCAGCGCATCACCAACTCCTGGAACGCCTCCATCACGCCTTCCTCGGGCGCGGTCACGGCGAGCGGCTCGGGCCACACCGCGCAGATCGCGCCGGGCGGCAGCCAGACGTTCGGCTTCCAGGGGAGCTACAGCGGCACGTTCGCTCAGCCGAACGGCTTCAGTCTGAACGGCACCGCCTGCACCACCGCCTGA
- a CDS encoding glycoside hydrolase family 9 protein, whose product MRPHLFGPPRPHPFRRFRRNDPPPRAASRRGPAAALATALTAGLLLPLAATSSSAAAPAFAYGEALQKSLFFYEAQQSGELPDTNRVGWRGDSALDDGKDVGLDLTGGWYDAGDHVKFGLPMAYSATVLAWGGLEERAAYTSAGQWTYLKNNLRFVSDYFVKAHPSPNVLYGQVGHGGKDHAWWGPAEVMPMERPAYKIDAACPGSDLAGQTAAALAASSMVFADSDAAYAGKLLTHAKQLYGFADAYRGKYSDCITDAKSYYNSWSGYQDELVWGAIWLYKATGDAAYLAKAESYYDQLSTEPQTSTRSYRWTLSWDDTSYGAYVLLAQLTGKQKYIDDANRWLDWWTVGVNGSRVRYSPGGQAVLDSWGSLRYAANTAFAALVYSDWLTGDPERKTRYHDFAVRQIDYALGDNPRRSSYVVGFGANPPTKPHHRTAHGSWTDQITSPAESRHTLYGALVGGPSAPDDSYTDDRQNYVNNEVATDYNAAFSGALARLYAEYGGTPSASFPVPERPDGPEMSVQAAVNASGNGFTEIKAYLVNRSAWPARALTGGSLRYYFTLEPGVSPDQISVTTNYNQCGEASGPTRFAGDVYYVAVDCSNTVIAPAGQSAYRKEVQFRISSSGAWDPADDWSYEGVATAPGSTPVNAPHIVLLDGTERQWGTPPDGTAPGPDPIPTGSPTPTPSPTPTPTSSPTPTPSPTPGPAGSCAVTYTVTASWNGGFTADVRVRNTGATAVNGWRLGFSFKGAEKVTGAWNATVAQSGSEVTASDAGHNATVPAGGAVGFGFQASGASAGVPPAFTLNGRTCA is encoded by the coding sequence TTGCGCCCGCATCTGTTCGGCCCACCCCGCCCGCATCCGTTCCGTCGCTTCAGACGGAACGACCCGCCGCCGCGCGCCGCCTCACGCCGCGGACCGGCCGCCGCGCTCGCCACGGCTCTGACCGCCGGCCTGCTGCTGCCGCTCGCCGCCACCTCCTCCTCGGCCGCCGCCCCCGCTTTCGCCTACGGCGAGGCCCTGCAGAAGTCCCTGTTCTTCTACGAGGCCCAGCAGTCCGGCGAACTGCCGGACACCAACCGGGTGGGCTGGCGCGGCGATTCCGCGCTGGACGACGGCAAGGACGTGGGCCTGGATCTCACGGGCGGCTGGTACGACGCCGGTGACCACGTCAAGTTCGGCCTGCCGATGGCGTACTCGGCGACGGTCCTGGCCTGGGGCGGGCTGGAGGAGCGGGCCGCCTACACCTCGGCCGGGCAGTGGACGTACCTGAAGAACAACCTCCGGTTCGTCAGCGACTACTTCGTCAAGGCCCACCCCTCGCCCAACGTCCTGTACGGCCAGGTCGGTCACGGCGGCAAGGACCACGCCTGGTGGGGCCCGGCCGAGGTGATGCCCATGGAACGGCCCGCCTACAAGATCGACGCCGCCTGCCCGGGCTCGGATCTCGCCGGGCAGACCGCCGCCGCCCTGGCGGCCTCGTCCATGGTGTTCGCCGACAGCGACGCCGCGTACGCCGGCAAACTGCTCACACACGCCAAACAGTTGTACGGTTTCGCGGATGCCTACCGGGGGAAGTACAGCGACTGCATCACCGACGCCAAGAGCTACTACAACTCCTGGAGCGGCTACCAGGACGAGTTGGTGTGGGGCGCGATCTGGCTCTACAAGGCGACCGGCGACGCGGCCTATCTGGCGAAAGCGGAGAGCTACTACGACCAGTTGTCCACCGAGCCGCAGACCTCCACCCGCTCCTACCGCTGGACGCTCTCCTGGGACGACACCTCCTACGGCGCCTATGTGCTGCTGGCCCAGTTGACAGGCAAACAGAAGTACATCGACGACGCCAATCGCTGGCTGGACTGGTGGACCGTCGGCGTGAACGGCAGCCGGGTGCGCTACTCCCCCGGCGGCCAGGCGGTCCTCGACAGCTGGGGATCCCTGCGCTATGCCGCCAACACCGCGTTCGCCGCGCTCGTCTACTCGGACTGGCTCACCGGGGACCCGGAACGCAAGACGCGTTACCACGACTTCGCGGTCCGGCAGATCGACTACGCGCTCGGTGACAACCCGCGCAGGTCGAGCTACGTCGTCGGGTTCGGCGCCAACCCGCCGACCAAGCCCCACCACCGTACCGCGCACGGCTCCTGGACCGACCAGATCACCAGCCCGGCCGAGAGCCGCCACACCCTCTACGGCGCGCTCGTCGGCGGCCCCAGCGCGCCGGACGACAGTTACACCGACGACCGGCAGAACTATGTGAACAACGAGGTCGCCACCGACTACAACGCGGCCTTCAGCGGCGCGCTGGCCCGTCTGTACGCCGAGTACGGGGGCACACCGTCGGCCTCCTTCCCGGTGCCCGAGCGGCCCGACGGGCCCGAGATGTCGGTGCAGGCCGCGGTGAACGCCTCCGGGAACGGCTTCACCGAGATCAAGGCCTATCTCGTCAACCGGTCCGCCTGGCCGGCCCGGGCCCTGACCGGCGGTTCCCTGCGCTACTACTTCACGCTGGAACCCGGGGTGAGCCCGGACCAGATCAGCGTCACCACCAACTACAACCAGTGCGGCGAGGCGTCCGGACCCACCCGGTTCGCGGGCGACGTCTACTACGTCGCCGTGGACTGCTCGAACACCGTGATCGCGCCCGCCGGCCAGTCCGCGTACCGCAAGGAGGTGCAGTTCCGGATCAGTTCGTCGGGCGCCTGGGACCCGGCCGACGACTGGTCCTACGAGGGCGTCGCCACCGCTCCGGGCAGCACGCCGGTGAACGCCCCGCACATCGTCCTGCTGGACGGGACCGAGCGGCAGTGGGGCACCCCGCCGGACGGCACCGCGCCCGGCCCGGACCCGATACCGACCGGATCGCCCACGCCCACCCCGTCTCCCACGCCCACGCCCACTTCCTCTCCCACACCGACACCCTCACCCACCCCCGGCCCCGCCGGATCCTGCGCCGTGACCTACACCGTGACGGCCTCCTGGAACGGCGGATTCACCGCCGACGTACGGGTCCGCAACACCGGGGCGACGGCCGTGAACGGGTGGCGGCTCGGCTTCTCGTTCAAGGGCGCCGAGAAGGTGACCGGCGCCTGGAACGCGACGGTCGCCCAGTCCGGCAGCGAGGTCACCGCGAGCGACGCGGGCCACAACGCGACCGTCCCGGCAGGGGGTGCGGTGGGCTTCGGTTTCCAGGCGAGCGGGGCCTCCGCGGGCGTTCCCCCGGCCTTCACGCTCAACGGCCGAACCTGCGCCTGA
- a CDS encoding LacI family DNA-binding transcriptional regulator: MGSRQRPGTPTLEEVAALAGVGRGTVSRVINNAAGVRDSTRRAVQRAIAELGYVPNLAARSLAGRRADAVALVMTEPDWRKFGDPFFAEAVRAVGDALADTKVQLLLTLVRTDADRRRFVEYARGGRVDGVLLMSVHAEDTLPDMLADAGLPTVMLGRRSADETVTYVDADNAGGARSAVAHLLNSGRGAIATITGPLDMYVAQCRLRGYRDALERAGVEIKPTWVVEGDFTEESGRRAMAELIDREPKIDAVLAASDSMAAGALSVLHATGRRVPEDVAVIGFDDFLRARHTEPKLTTVRQPLEEIGRTMVRLLLEEMEDSAVAWRHVILRTELVLRDSA; this comes from the coding sequence ATGGGCAGCAGACAGCGCCCTGGCACACCGACACTGGAGGAGGTGGCCGCCCTCGCCGGGGTGGGGCGCGGGACGGTCTCACGTGTCATCAACAACGCGGCGGGCGTCAGGGACTCCACACGCCGTGCCGTGCAGCGCGCCATCGCGGAGCTGGGGTATGTGCCCAACCTCGCGGCCCGTTCCCTGGCCGGGCGGCGCGCGGACGCCGTGGCACTGGTCATGACGGAGCCGGACTGGCGGAAGTTCGGCGATCCGTTCTTCGCGGAGGCCGTCCGGGCCGTCGGTGACGCACTGGCCGACACCAAGGTGCAGTTGCTGCTCACCCTGGTGCGCACCGACGCGGACCGGCGGCGCTTCGTGGAGTACGCGCGGGGCGGCCGGGTCGACGGAGTCCTGCTGATGTCCGTGCACGCCGAGGACACACTGCCGGACATGCTCGCCGATGCCGGTCTGCCCACCGTCATGCTGGGGCGGCGCTCGGCCGACGAGACCGTCACCTACGTGGACGCGGACAATGCCGGTGGCGCACGCAGCGCGGTCGCACACCTGTTGAACAGCGGTCGAGGCGCGATCGCGACGATCACCGGACCGCTCGACATGTACGTCGCCCAATGCCGGTTGCGCGGCTACCGAGATGCCCTGGAGAGGGCGGGGGTCGAAATCAAGCCCACTTGGGTCGTGGAGGGGGACTTCACCGAGGAGAGCGGGCGCCGTGCGATGGCCGAACTCATCGACCGGGAACCGAAGATCGACGCCGTCCTCGCCGCGTCGGACTCCATGGCCGCCGGAGCGCTGAGCGTCCTGCACGCCACGGGACGCCGGGTGCCGGAGGACGTGGCGGTGATCGGTTTCGACGACTTCCTGCGGGCCCGGCACACGGAGCCCAAACTGACGACGGTCCGTCAGCCGCTGGAGGAGATCGGCCGGACCATGGTGCGCTTGCTCCTGGAGGAGATGGAGGACTCCGCGGTGGCATGGCGGCACGTCATCCTCCGTACGGAACTGGTGCTCCGGGACTCCGCCTGA
- a CDS encoding N-acetylmuramoyl-L-alanine amidase: MDRTAPLPGRRRLLMGAALATVPHALLSGPRAGASPQAVDHPGAEWQPANPSNYTVANRPTSHRLDHVVIHVTQETYADTLSIFRDPQRKVSAHYVVRSADGRIAQCVREADIAWHAGNWDYNTRSIGIEHEGWVDRPAYFTHALYEQSARLTAAVCARYGIPKDRAHIIGHHEVPGSDHTDPGPYWDWTRYIRLVNLLA, translated from the coding sequence ATGGACCGAACAGCACCGCTGCCCGGCAGGCGGCGGCTCCTGATGGGCGCCGCGCTCGCCACCGTCCCCCACGCCTTGCTCTCCGGCCCGCGGGCCGGCGCGAGTCCCCAGGCCGTCGACCACCCGGGCGCCGAGTGGCAGCCGGCGAACCCCTCCAACTACACGGTGGCGAACCGCCCCACGAGCCACCGCCTCGACCACGTGGTCATCCACGTCACGCAGGAGACCTACGCCGACACCCTGTCCATCTTCCGCGACCCGCAGCGGAAGGTGTCCGCGCACTACGTCGTCCGGTCCGCCGACGGGCGCATCGCGCAGTGCGTCCGTGAGGCGGACATCGCCTGGCACGCGGGGAACTGGGACTACAACACACGCAGCATCGGGATCGAGCACGAAGGCTGGGTGGACCGCCCGGCGTACTTCACCCACGCCCTCTACGAGCAGTCCGCCCGGCTCACCGCGGCGGTCTGCGCCAGGTACGGCATACCCAAGGACCGGGCGCACATCATCGGGCACCACGAGGTACCGGGCAGCGACCACACGGACCCCGGCCCCTACTGGGACTGGACCCGGTACATCAGACTCGTCAATCTGCTCGCCTGA